In Posidoniimonas corsicana, the genomic window AAAGTAGCCGGCGAGCTACGCCTCGGCGGGGGATGTGCTGCCCGAGCAAGACCGTCATTCATTGCTTAGGAGACTAGTACTCTGGATCAAAACCCTGCTCGATGACGTATGCTTCCAACTTCTGTTCAAGAGGTTCGATGTACGGTCTCAGAATCGTGTCCACACTTTCACATGCTCGACTCTGAGGACTATCGCTCGCCCAGGAGTTAATGATCTCGTTCCGCTCAACCATGTCGTCAGGTACTTCATCACCGAAGAATGCGCCGAAGGTCTCAAGCACATCAAGTGCTTCGGCGGCTTCCAGATCTGCTAAGGCAAAAACGGTGTCTTCGTAGCGGTCTGCTTGTGAGTTGTAAAAGAAGCTCACCAGCCCACCATTGTCCACTGCGTCGATGAACCCGCGAGTATTTACCCAGACTTGCTGAGGGGCCGAGAGGGAATCGTAGCCTTCGCTCGACCACTTGTCACACACGTCGTACCAATTCATCTGCTCTTCGACTTCCCTACCACTGCAGCCCATAGCGGTCAAATACAATGCCAACAGTACCTGATGCATCCTCATAGCACTCACTTGTGCTGTGTATTTGAACACACCCCGCCGAGGCGTAGCTCGCCGGCTATTACTCGCCTACGCCGCGGCCTCGATCGCTGTCTTCTCCAAGAGCGCCGCC contains:
- a CDS encoding DMP19 family protein; this translates as MNWYDVCDKWSSEGYDSLSAPQQVWVNTRGFIDAVDNGGLVSFFYNSQADRYEDTVFALADLEAAEALDVLETFGAFFGDEVPDDMVERNEIINSWASDSPQSRACESVDTILRPYIEPLEQKLEAYVIEQGFDPEY